One segment of Triticum aestivum cultivar Chinese Spring chromosome 2A, IWGSC CS RefSeq v2.1, whole genome shotgun sequence DNA contains the following:
- the LOC123190800 gene encoding synaptotagmin-5 produces MGFWMGLAMGVAAGVALIVAFARCENSRGARRRKLAATVATFSKMTVEDSRKLLPGTLYPSWVVFSTQQKLKWLNEELNKIWPFVNEAASELIKASVEPVLEQYRPVVFAALTFSKLTLGTVAPQFTGISIIESNEEGIVMELEMNWDANPSIILDVKTRLGVALPIQVKDIGFTGVFRLIFKPLVEQLPCFGAVCFSLRQKKKLDFKLKVIGGDISAIPGISAALEETIKNAIEDSITWPVRKVIPIVPGDYSDLELKPVGTLEVKLVQARDLTNKDLIGKSDPFATLYIRPLPDKTKRSKTINNDLNPIWNEHFEFIVEDADTQSVTVKIYDDDGIQESDLIGCAQVSLKDLQPGKVKDVWLKLVKDLEIQRDRKDRGQVHLELVYYPYNMKDETPNPFKQHFSMTSLERTMTTNGNGSASKDYGRLSSRKRKEIILRGVLQVTVISGEDLPAMDMNGKSDPYVVVSLKKTKTKHKTRVVNESLNPVWNQTFDFVVEDGLHDMLMLEVYDHDTFSRDYMGRCILTLTKVLIEEDYTDSFPLQGAKTGRLKLHLKWSPQSIMRDSGEAA; encoded by the exons ATGGGGTTCTGGATGGGCCTGGCGATGGGGGTCGCCGCCGGCGTCGCGCTCATCGTCGCCTTCGCCCGCTGCGAGAACTCCCGCGGCGCCCGCCGCCGGAAGCTG GCTGCCACGGTTGCCACTTTCTCTAAAATGACGGTCGAAGATTCACGCAAGTTACTTCCAGGTACCCTGTACCCATCCTGGGTTGTTTTCTCTACGCAGCAAAAG TTAAAATGGCTGAATGAGGAGCTCAACAAAATATGGCCCTTTGTGAATGAG GCAGCATCAGAACTCATCAAAGCCTCCGTTGAGCCTGTTCTTGAACAATATAGGCCAGTGGTCTTTGCTGCCCTCACGTTCTCAAAACTCACTCTTGGTACTGTTGCACCGCAGTTTACTG GTATTTCAATCATTGAGAGTAATGAAGAAGGTATTGTTATGGAGCTAGAGATGAATTGGGATGCCAATCCAAGTATCATATTGGATGTAAAAACTAGACTTGGGGTGGCATTACCAATACAG GTGAAGGACATCGGCTTCACGGGAGTTTTCCGCTTGATTTTCAAACCGCTGGTTGAACAACTGCCTTGCTTTGGAGCTGTTTGTTTTTCTCTAAGACAGAAG AAAAAACTGGATTTCAAACTGAAGGTCATTGGTGGTGATATTTCTGCTATTCCTGGAATTTCAGCTGCTCTTGAG GAAACTATAAAAAATGCTATTGAAGACTCAATAACATGGCCAGTAAGGAAAGTCATTCCTATAGTACCTGGGGACTACAG TGATCTGGAGCTGAAGCCTGTGGGTACATTGGAAGTCAAGCTTGTGCAAGCTAGAGATTTGACAAACAAGGATCTGATAGGAAAATCGGATCCTTTTGCCACTTTATATATCCGACCATTGCCAGACAAAACCAAGAGAAGTAAAACAATT AACAATGATCTCAATCCCATTTGGAATGAACACTTTGAGTTTATTGTTGAAGATGCTGATACTCAGAGCGTGACAGTCAAGATTTATGATGATGATGGTATTCAGGAATCTGATCTGATTGGCTGTGCTCAAGTTAGCCTGAAGGATCTTCAACCTGGCAAAGTGAAGGATGTCTGGCTGAAGCTTGTAAAAGATTTGGAGATTCAAAGAGACAGGAAAGATCGTGGTCAG GTGCACCTTGAGCTAGTCTATTATCCATATAACATGAAGGATGAGACTCCAAATCCTTTTAAACAACATTTTTCGATGACTTCCTTAGAGAGGACAATGACAACTAATGGAAATGGATCAGCGAGCAAAGATTATGGCAGGTTGTCATCAAGGAAGAGAAAGGAAATTATCCTGCGAGGGGTTCTCCAAGTAACTGTGATATCTGGTGAAGATCTGCCAGCAATGGATATGAATGGGAAGTCTGACCCATATGTTGTAGTTTCTCTCAAGAAAACAAAAACCAAGCACAAGACAAGG GTTGTGAATGAAAGCTTGAACCCTGTTTGGAATCAAACTTTTGACTTCGTTGTCGAAGATGGCTTACATGACATGCTCATGCTGGAAGTTTATGATCACGACACTTTCAGTAGA GATTACATGGGGCGGTGCATCCTGACCTTAACTAAGGTTTTGATCGAAGAGGATTACACCGACAGCTTCCCGTTGCAGGGAGCAAAGACCGGGAGGCTGAAGTTGCATCTGAAGTGGTCGCCGCAATCAATCATGCGTGATTCGGGAGAAGCAGCTTAA
- the LOC123190799 gene encoding protein TSS, giving the protein MAPKHAGRGKGRGGGGKGDRKKKEEKVVPSVVDVAVTTPYESQVTLKGISTDRVLDVRKLLASNVETCHLTNYSLSHVVRGHRLDDGVEIVALKPCALTIVEEEYATEEAAVAHVRRLLDIVACTTAFAKAKQHKSSSKHAQRPATPPSPPPAPASAPGANGGGGGEAPAISEAHDMQAIGPPPKLGEFYDFFSFAHLTPPLHFIRRKERNGAAQDGDYFEIEVKVCNGKLLHIVASVKGFYLVGKPHTVSRSLVDLLQPLSSGFANAYEALMKAFVDHNKFGNLPFGFRANTWLVPPIYVDSATKSPALPAEDENWGGNGGGCGRDGKHDRRRWAREFSILARMPSKTEEERVIRDRKAFLLHNLFVDTAIFRAASTIRRLVDTSPQTGPDGSLVFEERVGDLYITVKKDEADASLKLEDKVDGVAIYQTDAMDISQRNLLKGLTSDESVVAKDSSTLGVVIVKHCGYTATVKVSGRTKNSSDGKQTSDISDHLDEIPNIDVDDHPDGGSNALNPHSLRIPLPKIINPEIAAGNQHLASKPHVDNYARKLACTVLETSLRKLENTPNKNPRRIRWELGSSWLQHLQKKDASVSEDSEKNAKKSEKDSSVKGLGKHFEQLRKINKKESTIEDAKTVKEESDSNCLLTNGMEKSENVVFTEIRNLITEDAFCRLKSLEAGLHQKSLEELTKMAHKFYDDTALPKLVADFASLELSPVDGRTMTDFMHTRGLNMCSLGRVVELGEKLPHIQSICIHEMVIRAFKHVIRAVIAAVDDMQKMSAVIAETLNILLGSPRLENDLDTDANEHNLRLKWVESFLSKRYCWKLKDEFAHLRKPIILRGLCSKVGLELVARDYDMNSPNPFDKSDIVNIVPICKHVVYSSIDSRNLLESSKMALDKGKLDDAVNYGSKALSKVIAVCGPYHRLTANAYSLLAVVLYHTGDFNQATIYQQKALDINERELGLDHPETMKSYGDLSVFYYRLQHIEMALKYVNRALYLLQFSCGLSHPNSAATYINVAMMEEGMGNVHVALRYLHEALKCNKRLLGADHIQTAASYHAIAIALSMMDAYSLSVQHEQTTLQILQEKLGDDDLRTQDAAAWLEYFDSKALEQQEAARRGIPKPDSSIASKGHLSVSDLLDYISPDQERKERDMQKKCRRAKNNTRAHQGEPVEEKENFQHDSGSLLEADKKDFQEAKLEANPRVVAAVAEETYAFHDELKQVDTLSPEEYSDEGWQAATLKGRSANVRKKSIRRRSSLTKLVVDRTEDGRTASTHRSGVQPQAKEHKEEAVNSPSQLSFGNFIRSDKLNGDPIITEEKSSKGTSKSEWKVKPTGIKRPTSIASKLVSYKDVAVSPPGTVWKPILEQKETKEKDNEQDTDVAPSSEEGDRKLIDEEKEKSSDESSKEIASTQPEGSSPPEPKKASDSNSDGSSSPGKKTSGSKLSASAPPFKPGSLLSVSHPYSTVAIYDASVVLQPIPSQAMEILPHAVDNRVPRGPRSTLYYRTGHSFQRKQGYTQSQSTILRGSTSPPTMNPHAAEFVPGKTVQQTDLAAGEQANSVTDPADRRLASHASDEVKVDVREADKAGQVEKTTPGKGKERAKEATRDSYKAELARQILLSFIVKSVHDSLGSTRPQPDRKPSGSDEASSEQSSNVTKTAVSPKEFDKQPKAAEVPKSEKDTEGFTVVSKRRKSKQHFVNPINGLYSQQSICTSVS; this is encoded by the exons ATGGCCCCCAAGCACGCCGGCCGTGGCaagggccggggcggcggcggcaagggcgaccgcaagaagaaggaggagaaag TGGTGCCGAGCGTGGTGGACGTCGCGGTCACCACCCCCTACGAGTCCCAGGTGACACTCAAG GGGATATCGACGGATCGCGTGCTGGACGTGCGGAAGCTGCTGGCGTCGAACGTGGAGACGTGCCACCTCACAAACTACTCACTCTCCCATGTG GTGCGTGGGCACCGGCTGGACGACGGCGTGGAGATCGTGGCGCTGAAGCCGTGCGCGCTCACCATCGTGGAAG AGGAGTACGCGACGGAGGAGGCCGCGGTGGCGCACGTCCGCCGGCTGCTGGACATCGTCGCCTGCACCACCGCCTTCGCCAAGGCCAAGCAGCACAAGTCGTCGTCCAAGCACGCGCAGCGCCCCGCCACGCCCCCGTCTCCCCCGCCCGCGCCCGCCTCCGCCCCCGGGgccaatggcggcggcggcggcgaggcgcccgCGATATCGGAGGCGCACGACATGCAGGCCATTGGCCCGCCGCCCAAGCTCGGCGAGTTCTACGACTTCTTCTCCTTCGCCCACCTCACCCCGCCCCTCCACT TTATCAGGAGGAAGGAGAGGAATGGCGCTGCCCAGGACGGCGATTACTTCGAAATCGAG GTGAAGGTTTGCAACGGGAAGCTTCTGCACATAGTTGCTTCGGTCAAGGGATTCTACCTGGTGGGGAAGCCGCACACCGTAAGCCGGTCCTTGGTGGACCTGCTACAGCCGCTTAGCAGTGGATTTGCCAAT GCTTACGAGGCACTGATGAAAGCTTTTGTGGATCACAACAAG TTTGGGAATCTACCATTCGGCTTTCGTGCAAACACATGGCTTGTTCCTCCGATATATGTGGACTCTGCTACAAAGAGCCCAGCTTTGCCGGCTGAGGATGAGAACTGGGGTGGCAATGGAGGTGGCTGCGGACGAGATGGAAAACATGACCGGAGACGGTGGGCAAGAGAATTTTCTATTTTGGCTAGAATGCCATCCAAGACCGAGGAAGAGAGGGTGATCAGAGACCGGAAGGCTTTCCTTTTACACAACTTGTTTGTAGATACAGCGATTTTCAGAGCTGCGTCGACAATACGGCGGCTGGTTGATACTAGTCCACAAACTGGTCCGGATGGTTCGTTAGTATTTGAGGAACGTGTTGGGGACTTGTATATAACTGTAAAGAAGGATGAAGCTGATGCTAGTTTGAAGTTGGAAGACAAAGTTGACGGAGTTGCCATCTACCAGACGGATGCTATGGATATATCACAAAGAAATCTTCTGAAAGGTTTAACTTCTGATGAGAGTGTCGTTGCTAAG GACTCTTCCACGCTAGGTGTGGTGATTGTTAAGCATTGCGGATATACGGCAACAGTGAAGGTTTCGGGACGCACAAAGAACAGCAGCGATGGCAAACAAACCAGTGATATCTCTGATCATCTTGATGAAATACCTAACATCGATGTGGATGATCATCCTGATGGAGGTTCTAATGCCTTGAATCCTCACAG TCTAAGAATACCACTGCCGAAAATTATCAACCCAGAAATCGCTGCCGGTAACCAGCACCTTGCATCTAAACCACATGTTGATAATTATGCGAGGAAACTAGCATGTACAGTACTTGAAACCAGCTTGAGGAAGCTGGAGAACACCCCGAACAAAAATCCTAGACGTATCAGGTGGGAACTTGGGTCCTCCTGGCTCCAGCACTTGCAGAAAAAAGATGCTTCCGTTTCTGAGGACAGTGAGAAGAatgcaaaaaaatctgaaaaagatTCATCTGTCAAAGGTCTCGGCAAGCACTTTGAACAATTACGGAAAATTAATAAGAAAGAAAGCACTATTGAGGATGCTAAGACTGTTAAGGAAGAATCTGATAGCAACTGCCTGCTGACAAATGGTATGGAAAAGTCTGAAAATGTAGTATTTACCGAAATAAGGAACCTGATTACAGAGGATGCTTTCTGCCGCTTGAAGAGTTTGGAAGCTGGCCTTCATCAAAAG TCCCTTGAAGAGCTCACAAAGATGGCCCATAAGTTCTATGATGATACTGCACTCCCAAAGCTG GTGGCTGATTTTGCTTCCCTTGAACTTTCTCCAGTGGATGGAAGAACGATGACTGATTTCATGCATACAAGGGGACTAAATATGTGCTCATTAGGCCGTGTG GTAGAGCTAGGAGAGAAGCTCCCACACATCCAGTCAATATGCATCCATGAAATGGTCATTCGAGCCTTTAAGCATGTCATTCGAGCTGTTATTGCAGCTGTTGATGACATGCAAAAAATGTCTGCGGTTATAGCCGAGACTTTGAACATTTTACTGGGATCTCCAAGATTAGAAAATGATCTTGATACAGATGCTAATGAGCATAACTTGCGGCTGAAATGGGTAGAGAGCTTCCTTTCTAAAAGATACTGTTGGAAACTGAAAGATGAATTTGCGCACTTGCGGAAGCCCATCATTCTAAGAGGCCTTTGCAGCAAG GTTGGCCTTGAGTTAGTCGCAAGAGATTATGATATGAATAGCCCAAACCCGTTTGACAAATCCGACATTGTCAACATAGTTCCTATATGCAAG CATGTTGTCTACTCATCTATTGATAGTCGAAACTTACTAGAATCATCAAAGATGGCTTTGGATAAAGGAAAGCTTGATGATGCTGTTAACTATGGATCAAAG GCCTTGTCCAAAGTTATAGCTGTTTGTGGTCCATACCATCGGCTGACTGCTAATGCATACAGTCTTCTTGCTGTAGTTCTTTACCATACTGGAGATTTTAATCAG GCAACTATATATCAACAGAAGGCACTTGATATCAATGAAAGGGAGCTTGGTCTTGACCATCCGGAAACTATGAAGAGCTATGGTGATTTGTCAGTTTTCTACTACCGTCTCCAACACATTGAGATGGCTCTAAA GTATGTCAATCGTGCACTTTATCTACTTCAATTTTCTTGTGGGCTTTCACATCCAAATTCAGCTGCCACCTACATAAATGTGGCTATGATGGAAGAAGGTATgggaaatgttcatgttgctctaaGGTATTTGCATGAAGCGCTAAAATGCAACAAGAGATTGCTTGGAGCTGATCACATACAg ACTGCTGCAAGCTACCATGCCATAGCCATAGCCCTCTCCATGATGGATGCGTACTCCCTAAGCGTgcaacatgaacaaaccaccttaCAGATACTTCAGGAGAAACTAGGAGACGATGACCTTCGAACTCAG GATGCTGCTGCTTGGCTAGAGTATTTCGATTCAAAAGCATTAGAACAACAAGAGGCTGCTCGCAGAGGAATCCCAAAACCTGATTCTTCTATTGCAAGTAAAGGGCATCTTAG TGTATCAGATCTACTTGACTACATAAGCCCGGATCAGGAAAGAAAAGAGAGGGATATGCAAAAGAAGTGCAGGCGTGCAAAG AATAATACCAGAGCACACCAAGGTGAACCAGTTGAAGAGAAGGAGAACTTTCAGCATGACTCAGGATCTCTTCTTGAAGCAGACAAAAAGGATTTTCAAGAAGCAAAACTGGAAGCAAATCCTCGtgtagtagcagcagtagcagaagAAACTTATGCTTTCCATGATGAGCTGAAGCAGGTAGATACTTTGTCACCTGAGGAGTATTCTGATGAAGGTTGGCAAGCAGCTACATTGAAAGGGAGATCTGCAAATGTGCGGAAGAAAAGCATCCGCAGAAGGTCATCTCTCACGAAATTAGTGGTTGATCGTACAGAAGATGGTCGCACTGCTTCTACTCATAGGAGTGGTGTACAACCACAAGCAAAAGAGCACAAAGAGGAAGCTGTAAACTCCCCTAGCCAACTGTCATTTGGCAACTTTATCAGAAGTGATAAGTTGAATGGGGACCCCATCATTACCGAAGAGAAGTCTTCTAAGGGTACGTCTAAATCGGAATGGAAGGTAAAGCCCACAGGAATCAAGAGGCCCACTAGCATAGCTTCAAAGTTGGTATCATACAAAGATGTGGCAGTATCACCGCCTGGCACAGTGTGGAAACCAATTTTGGAACAGAAGGAAACAAAGGAGAAGGATAACGAACAAGATACTGATGTAGCACCTTCATCCGAGGAAGGAGATAGAAAGCTTATAGATGAAGAGAAGGAGAAGTCAAGTGATGAGAGCAGCAAAGAGATTGCCTCAACTCAGCCAGAGGGAAGCAGTCCTCCAGAGCCAAAGAAAGCTTCTGACAGTAATAGTGACGGAAGCTCCTCTCCGGGCAAGAAAACAAGTGGAAGCAAACTTTCAGCCTCAGCACCACCATTCAAACCTGGATCTCTCTTATCAGTGTCCCATCCTTACAGTACAGTGGCAATATATGATGCTAGCGTTGTGCTTCAACCAATCCCAAGTCAAGCAATGGAGATTCTCCCTCATGCTGTTGATAATAGAGTACCCCGTGGTCCTCGGTCCACCTTGTACTATCGTACTGGACATTCTTTCCAAAGGAAACAGGGTTATACACAGAGCCAGAGCACTATTCTGAGGGGCAGCACCTCCCCTCCAACCATGAATCCCCATGCTGCTGAGTTTGTGCCTGGAAAAACTGTGCAACAAACTGATTTGGCTGCAGGGGAACAAGCTAATTCTGTGACTGATCCAGCGGATCGGCGGTTGGCATCGCATGCCTCAGATGAAGTGAAAGTCGATGTTCGTGAGGCAGACAAGGCAGGTCAAGTGGAGAAGACAACTCCAGGTAAAGGGAAGGAACGAGCGAAAGAGGCGACGAGAGATTCATACAAAGCAGAACTTGCAAGGCAGATTCTGCTCAGCTTCATTGTCAAGTCGGTCCATGACAGCTTAGGCTCGACTCGGCCTCAACCGGACAGAAAACCAAGCGGGTCAGATGAAGCTAGTAGTGAACAGAGCAGCAACGTAACCAAGACCGCCGTAAGTCCGAAAGAGTTCGACAAACAACCGAAGGCCGCCGAGGTGCCCAAGAGCGAGAAGGATACAGAGGGGTTTACAGTAGTCTCAAAGCGTAGGAAAAGCAAGCAGCACTTCGTGAATCCCATAAACGGTCTCTACTCTCAGCAGTCAATCTGCACTTCGGTCAGCTGA